One window of Phycisphaeraceae bacterium genomic DNA carries:
- a CDS encoding tetratricopeptide repeat protein: MHRSGGFIRVAAFFAVLVIGAIIGAAIYLLRDPSAPLDFGSIPTLRSLAPEKPTAPAIKAQDPDARKVDAILDSVDNLLRAQKTSEAQAILSGAIAQFPTDQRLRIAFAELMLDKDDFSSAYDSYVRALAIGPRDARLEFQAGTISSMLGKTDRALEHYAAAQTADPTNAEYPLYLGQVQLQLGRLDEARASLVRAGRLNADDGRVWGSLAEIALRENKLDVAMQQIEKARKLQPRITVWRFIEARIHARAGRPEKTVELLVGLEPSERAVEAHARVLADALSSLHRGTEAAQVLAEASDAAPKNANLAFDAAVRARRAGEASLFERLRDRAKELGHPDAASLD, translated from the coding sequence GTGCATCGCTCGGGAGGATTCATTCGGGTCGCCGCCTTCTTCGCGGTTCTGGTGATTGGCGCGATCATCGGGGCCGCGATCTATCTGCTGCGGGATCCCTCGGCGCCGCTGGATTTCGGGTCGATCCCGACGCTTCGCTCGCTCGCGCCCGAGAAACCCACCGCGCCGGCAATCAAGGCGCAGGACCCCGACGCCCGGAAGGTCGACGCGATTCTTGATTCCGTGGACAATCTGTTGCGGGCACAAAAAACGTCCGAAGCCCAAGCGATCCTGAGCGGCGCGATCGCGCAGTTCCCGACCGATCAGCGTTTGCGCATCGCTTTCGCAGAATTGATGCTCGACAAAGATGACTTCAGCTCCGCTTACGACAGCTACGTTCGCGCGCTCGCCATCGGACCGCGCGACGCCAGGCTCGAGTTTCAAGCTGGAACCATTTCGAGCATGCTCGGAAAGACCGATCGAGCCCTCGAGCACTATGCCGCGGCACAGACAGCGGACCCGACGAACGCGGAGTATCCGCTCTATCTCGGGCAGGTGCAGCTCCAACTCGGCAGACTGGACGAAGCGCGCGCGAGCCTCGTGCGTGCCGGCCGACTCAATGCCGACGATGGACGCGTGTGGGGCTCGCTCGCGGAGATCGCGCTTCGAGAAAACAAGCTCGACGTGGCGATGCAGCAGATCGAGAAGGCGAGAAAGCTGCAGCCCCGCATTACGGTCTGGAGATTCATTGAAGCGCGGATTCACGCTCGCGCGGGGCGTCCCGAGAAGACGGTCGAATTGCTCGTCGGGCTCGAGCCAAGCGAGCGCGCCGTAGAGGCTCATGCACGCGTCCTCGCCGATGCGCTCTCCTCGCTGCACCGCGGCACCGAAGCGGCCCAAGTCCTGGCAGAGGCCTCGGACGCGGCGCCAAAGAACGCGAATCTGGCCTTTGATGCCGCCGTGAGGGCGCGCCGGGCCGGCGAGGCATCGCTCTTTGAGCGGCTTCGTGACAGGGCGAAGGAATTGGGCCATCCGGATGCCGCGTCGCTTGACTAA
- a CDS encoding valine--tRNA ligase translates to MSETSKPSSASEATGGVELPKQYKPADHEQRIRARWDEAKAFHADPQRVLRGEAKPYCIVIPPPNVTDRLHLGHALNNTLQDVLARAHRMKGFETLWMPGTDHAGIATQAVVERRLKKDEGITRQQLGREKFVAKVQAFKDEYEKIITDQLKLMGCSCDWDRQRFTMDEVCARAVREAFFRLFKDGLIYRGKRLVNWDPVLQTAVSDDECYEEEIDSSFFYLRYPLREMAKGPKRQSAKVSANESMPVTWNELARRGYPGAEQHGGEEQAWVTVATTRPETYLGDTAVAINPKDPRAKSLRGLFVELPLVGRIIPVIEDDYVVLPAAMQADPEAAKGDPKAVYATGFLKVTPAHDPNDYEIGQRHKDAIEACGNPVMINMLAPDGSVSDKHGWSDVGDAHLFVGLPREKARKKVLEEFKARTVDNSTATLLAETKPYRHSVKHSDRSKAIIEPYLSDQWYVKVTDDRLAPAANRALSSAFGGTGLETSATKGKEKANSDGELRFYPARYAKTYEQWHDGIRDWCISRQLWWGHRVPVWTLRDDAPLKGGDFSRSLGTLASWIREGRICGYAFGNPLTEQGLKLDLAEKNTSSEIHICVLDQDDDEIVSQLEMNGFEQDTDVLDTWFSSALWPISTMGWPNPELAGKEFDGLLQAFNPTTTLCTAREIITLWVSRMVMFERYLMPEKWAAEKTKPNALASLAENGEGRGPLPFKNVFIHAVIQDGEGRKMSKSLGNGLDPLDIIASHGSDAMRFTLCQMTTQTQDVRMPMVKDPTTGRNTSPKFDLGRNFSNKLWNAARFTMSMLASSHPTSDTSHPTSLIDRWMLSRLATATKEVDEALANFEYSNYAQTMYDLLWRDFCDWYLEAIKPTIASDKSQQAVLRTTLDCILRLLHPIMPYVTEAVYEQVRLLPEMPVKGISLASSRKGNLLCTAGWPEVSDSLRSEEIEAEFERARSLVTAIREVRAQHAVPPKRRITLHAAGAAVDAQAGALVQTLAGVETITSDVSPSGSVAMPFESSQLHLSNLKDAASAADTGAERERLQKVIADNEKSIATLEGRLNNPGYAQKAPPAMVKQTQDQLAKAKADRDAAQSALAAL, encoded by the coding sequence ATGTCCGAGACTTCCAAGCCATCTTCCGCTTCCGAGGCGACCGGCGGCGTCGAACTGCCCAAGCAGTACAAACCCGCCGACCATGAACAGCGTATTCGCGCCCGCTGGGACGAGGCAAAGGCGTTCCACGCCGATCCGCAGCGCGTCCTGCGGGGCGAGGCCAAGCCCTACTGCATCGTCATCCCGCCTCCGAACGTGACGGACCGGTTGCACCTGGGGCACGCGCTCAACAACACGCTTCAGGATGTGCTCGCCCGGGCACACCGGATGAAGGGCTTCGAGACGCTCTGGATGCCCGGAACGGACCACGCGGGCATCGCCACGCAGGCGGTGGTCGAGCGCCGGCTGAAGAAGGACGAGGGGATTACGCGTCAGCAACTCGGTCGCGAGAAATTCGTCGCGAAGGTGCAGGCGTTCAAGGACGAGTACGAGAAGATCATCACCGATCAGCTCAAGCTGATGGGGTGCTCCTGCGACTGGGATCGCCAACGCTTCACGATGGATGAGGTCTGCGCCCGCGCCGTGCGCGAGGCGTTCTTCCGGCTCTTCAAAGACGGGCTCATCTACCGCGGCAAGCGCCTGGTGAACTGGGACCCGGTGCTGCAAACGGCGGTCTCGGATGATGAGTGCTACGAGGAAGAGATCGACTCTTCGTTCTTCTACCTGCGCTATCCGCTGAGGGAAATGGCCAAAGGGCCAAAGCGCCAAAGCGCCAAAGTCTCCGCGAATGAATCGATGCCGGTTACGTGGAACGAACTCGCGCGGCGCGGGTATCCGGGTGCAGAGCAGCATGGCGGCGAAGAACAGGCCTGGGTGACGGTCGCGACGACGCGGCCGGAGACCTATCTGGGCGATACTGCGGTTGCGATCAATCCGAAGGACCCGCGTGCGAAGTCGCTGCGCGGGCTGTTCGTCGAGTTGCCGCTGGTCGGCCGCATCATTCCGGTGATCGAGGATGATTACGTCGTGCTGCCCGCGGCGATGCAGGCGGACCCCGAGGCCGCAAAGGGTGATCCGAAAGCGGTGTACGCAACCGGCTTCCTGAAAGTCACGCCGGCGCACGATCCGAACGACTACGAGATCGGCCAGCGCCACAAGGACGCGATCGAGGCCTGCGGCAACCCGGTGATGATCAACATGCTCGCGCCGGACGGAAGCGTGAGCGACAAGCACGGTTGGTCCGATGTGGGTGATGCGCATCTGTTTGTGGGCCTGCCGCGCGAGAAGGCGCGGAAGAAGGTGCTCGAAGAGTTCAAAGCGCGAACGGTTGACAACTCGACCGCGACGCTGCTCGCCGAAACCAAGCCTTATCGCCACAGCGTAAAGCACAGCGACCGCAGCAAGGCGATCATCGAACCGTACCTGAGCGATCAGTGGTACGTGAAGGTGACGGACGATCGACTGGCGCCGGCGGCGAATAGAGCATTGTCTTCTGCCTTTGGTGGCACTGGTCTGGAGACCAGTGCCACCAAAGGCAAAGAGAAAGCCAACTCAGACGGAGAACTTCGGTTCTATCCGGCCCGCTACGCGAAGACGTACGAGCAGTGGCATGATGGAATTCGGGATTGGTGCATCAGCCGGCAGCTTTGGTGGGGGCATCGGGTGCCGGTGTGGACGCTACGCGACGATGCGCCTTTGAAAGGCGGCGATTTCAGCCGAAGTCTCGGCACACTAGCGTCTTGGATTCGCGAAGGCAGGATTTGTGGATATGCCTTCGGCAATCCCCTGACCGAACAAGGACTCAAATTGGATCTCGCGGAAAAAAACACTTCGAGCGAAATCCACATTTGCGTACTCGATCAAGATGATGATGAGATTGTTTCTCAGCTTGAGATGAATGGTTTCGAGCAGGACACCGACGTCCTCGACACCTGGTTCTCCTCGGCCCTCTGGCCGATCTCCACGATGGGCTGGCCGAATCCGGAGCTTGCCGGCAAGGAATTCGACGGTCTTCTCCAAGCTTTCAACCCCACCACCACGCTCTGCACGGCGCGTGAAATCATCACGCTCTGGGTGAGCCGCATGGTGATGTTCGAGCGCTATCTGATGCCGGAGAAATGGGCAGCGGAAAAGACCAAGCCGAACGCCCTCGCATCGCTCGCCGAAAACGGCGAAGGCCGCGGTCCGCTCCCATTCAAGAACGTGTTCATCCACGCCGTCATCCAGGACGGCGAAGGCCGCAAGATGAGCAAGAGCCTCGGCAACGGGCTCGATCCGCTCGACATCATCGCTTCGCACGGCTCGGATGCGATGCGCTTCACGCTTTGTCAGATGACGACACAGACGCAAGATGTCCGCATGCCGATGGTCAAGGATCCGACGACCGGCCGCAATACCTCGCCCAAATTCGATCTCGGGCGCAACTTCTCCAACAAGCTCTGGAACGCCGCGCGCTTCACGATGTCGATGCTCGCCTCTTCACATCCGACATCCGACACTTCGCATCCGACATCGCTCATCGATCGCTGGATGCTTTCGCGACTCGCGACCGCGACGAAGGAAGTCGACGAAGCGCTCGCAAACTTCGAGTACAGCAACTACGCCCAGACGATGTACGACCTGCTCTGGCGCGACTTTTGCGATTGGTATCTCGAAGCAATTAAACCCACCATCGCGTCGGACAAGTCGCAGCAAGCGGTGCTCCGCACCACGCTCGATTGCATCCTGCGCCTGCTCCATCCGATCATGCCGTACGTGACCGAGGCGGTCTACGAACAAGTGCGATTGCTGCCCGAGATGCCGGTGAAGGGAATTTCGCTCGCTTCGTCGCGAAAGGGCAATTTGCTTTGCACCGCTGGGTGGCCGGAAGTGTCCGACTCGCTCCGAAGCGAAGAGATCGAAGCCGAGTTCGAACGGGCACGCTCCCTCGTCACAGCGATCCGCGAAGTGCGGGCTCAGCACGCCGTGCCACCCAAGCGCCGAATTACGCTCCATGCCGCGGGCGCAGCAGTTGATGCGCAAGCCGGCGCGCTCGTTCAGACGCTCGCAGGCGTGGAAACGATCACTTCGGACGTATCGCCCTCCGGTTCGGTCGCTATGCCGTTCGAGTCGTCGCAATTGCATCTGAGCAATCTGAAGGATGCCGCGTCGGCAGCCGACACCGGCGCCGAGCGCGAACGCCTTCAGAAAGTCATCGCGGACAACGAGAAGTCGATCGCGACGCTCGAAGGCCGACTCAACAACCCGGGCTACGCGCAGAAGGCCCCACCCGCGATGGTGAAGCAGACGCAAGATCAACTCGCGAAGGCCAAGGCCGATCGCGACGCGGCACAGTCCGCACTGGCGGCGTTGTGA
- a CDS encoding DUF1570 domain-containing protein, with the protein MIGAPALALSLLSSGCDAPASQSGFELPASSITSNAPHVEAVMARDTWDFGSAKGIAITTRSFRIYSTADAGLTSRLPAFLEASLVHDRTALADLPAPADRMETFVLANRTEWSRCVQMIWAEKSDPYLFIQRGGVTAGGKSVLYDIGPRDTLVLAAHEGWHQFAQSTFKEQLPTWLDEGIAAYMEGFRSEAGTDRFVFLPWANTERFDRLRDAYAAGALMNLREFMASSPTRQISASGGDALTWYAQAWVLVHWLNEGDNGAMRAGLNQIIVDASNGAILERVERKLGAKSAVYVRQKRPGPEIWQTYFGADTDSANDSYQAFIARVVQTGSRDKIIAGHSPIE; encoded by the coding sequence ATGATCGGCGCCCCGGCGCTCGCGCTCTCATTGCTGAGCTCCGGATGCGACGCACCCGCATCCCAGAGCGGCTTCGAGTTGCCCGCATCCTCGATCACCAGCAACGCTCCTCACGTCGAAGCCGTCATGGCGCGTGACACATGGGATTTCGGCTCCGCCAAGGGAATCGCCATCACGACGCGATCGTTCCGAATCTATTCGACGGCCGATGCGGGGCTCACGTCGCGACTGCCCGCGTTTCTTGAAGCGTCGCTCGTCCACGATCGCACCGCGCTCGCCGATTTACCTGCGCCCGCCGACCGGATGGAGACCTTCGTGCTCGCCAACCGCACCGAATGGTCGCGCTGCGTGCAGATGATCTGGGCGGAGAAATCCGACCCTTATCTCTTCATCCAGCGCGGCGGCGTCACCGCCGGCGGAAAGAGCGTGCTCTACGACATCGGACCGCGAGACACGCTCGTGCTTGCGGCACACGAGGGTTGGCACCAGTTCGCGCAATCGACTTTCAAGGAGCAACTCCCGACCTGGCTCGATGAAGGAATCGCGGCATACATGGAAGGCTTCCGGAGCGAGGCGGGAACAGACCGGTTTGTTTTCCTTCCGTGGGCGAACACCGAGCGTTTCGATCGACTCCGCGATGCGTACGCCGCCGGGGCGCTTATGAACCTGCGAGAATTCATGGCTTCGAGCCCGACGCGCCAGATTTCCGCTTCGGGAGGCGACGCGCTCACGTGGTATGCGCAGGCATGGGTGCTCGTCCACTGGCTCAACGAGGGAGACAACGGCGCGATGCGGGCCGGTTTGAACCAGATTATTGTGGATGCGTCGAACGGCGCGATTCTTGAACGCGTCGAACGGAAGCTCGGAGCCAAGTCCGCCGTGTACGTGCGACAGAAGCGCCCGGGTCCTGAAATCTGGCAGACGTACTTCGGCGCCGACACCGATTCAGCCAACGACTCCTATCAGGCGTTTATCGCGAGGGTCGTCCAGACCGGGTCGCGCGACAAGATCATCGCCGGACACTCGCCAATCGAGTGA
- a CDS encoding extracellular solute-binding protein, whose product MTDDPSNFATMSRRAALTAMIAGGIGFAAFGPRGAKQTSDGRIVLDYWEKWTGHEARAMLKIIDAFNGSQNRIRVRYLTTAGIDQKALISIAAGDPPDLVGLWNYNVPQYAETGAILPLDELDTKGEVRPERFAPGFRPVLMHPDPRTGKSRQWAVVNTGGVLALYYNKQLLREAGLDPERPPLSIEALEDANRKLLKRSGPGSRSPIERAGFLHIEPGWWSWIWGYSYGGNLYDAQNDRSLAASPQNIAGFDWVQRTSEEHGVDATKTFKAGFGNYDSPLNAFLTGKLAMVIQGPWLANVINAHGPKDAQGRPSLDYGVIPMPVIESELDTKHPVGLIDCDIMVIPKGVKYPEACMEFIAYLQRQENVEAMALAHYKNSPLAVSSKAFLENHPNRGILTFDAIAQSDRTYMVPRTRAWPQIKDEFDAGLQRMWSLERPAREELARIQRRSQDYLDTVEAQRSQRGYGRSSRKS is encoded by the coding sequence GTGACCGACGATCCGTCCAACTTCGCCACGATGTCGCGGCGCGCTGCGCTGACCGCCATGATCGCCGGCGGCATCGGCTTCGCCGCGTTTGGACCTCGCGGAGCCAAGCAGACTTCGGACGGTCGCATCGTTCTCGACTACTGGGAAAAGTGGACGGGTCACGAAGCGCGCGCGATGCTGAAGATCATCGACGCGTTCAACGGCAGTCAGAATCGCATCCGCGTGCGCTACTTGACGACGGCGGGAATCGATCAAAAGGCGCTCATCAGTATCGCCGCAGGCGACCCGCCCGACCTAGTCGGGCTCTGGAACTACAACGTTCCGCAATACGCCGAGACCGGCGCGATTCTCCCGCTCGATGAACTCGACACGAAGGGAGAAGTCCGCCCCGAGAGATTCGCGCCGGGTTTTCGTCCGGTGTTGATGCATCCCGACCCGCGCACGGGCAAGAGCCGTCAATGGGCCGTTGTGAACACGGGCGGCGTGCTCGCTCTCTACTACAACAAGCAGCTCCTCCGGGAAGCCGGCCTCGATCCAGAGCGACCGCCGCTTTCGATTGAAGCTCTCGAAGACGCCAATCGCAAACTGCTGAAGCGTTCCGGTCCAGGATCGCGCAGCCCCATCGAGCGAGCGGGCTTTTTGCACATCGAACCCGGCTGGTGGAGTTGGATCTGGGGCTATTCGTACGGCGGGAATCTCTACGACGCACAAAACGATCGATCGCTCGCGGCATCGCCGCAAAATATCGCCGGATTTGACTGGGTGCAGCGCACGAGTGAAGAGCACGGCGTCGATGCAACCAAGACTTTCAAAGCGGGCTTCGGAAACTACGACTCGCCCCTCAACGCGTTCCTCACCGGCAAACTCGCCATGGTCATCCAAGGGCCATGGCTCGCGAACGTGATCAACGCGCACGGCCCGAAAGACGCGCAGGGGCGACCAAGCCTCGATTACGGCGTGATCCCGATGCCGGTGATCGAGAGCGAGTTGGACACGAAACATCCCGTCGGGCTGATCGACTGCGACATCATGGTCATCCCTAAGGGTGTCAAATATCCCGAAGCGTGCATGGAATTCATCGCGTATCTGCAGCGCCAGGAGAATGTCGAGGCGATGGCGCTCGCGCACTACAAGAATTCACCCCTTGCGGTGAGCAGCAAGGCTTTTCTCGAAAACCATCCCAATCGGGGCATTCTCACTTTCGACGCCATCGCACAGAGCGACCGCACGTACATGGTACCGCGAACACGAGCCTGGCCCCAGATCAAAGACGAGTTCGATGCGGGCCTGCAACGGATGTGGTCGCTCGAGCGTCCCGCCAGGGAAGAACTTGCACGGATCCAGCGACGGTCTCAGGACTATCTGGACACCGTGGAGGCCCAGAGATCGCAGCGCGGATACGGCAGGTCAAGCCGCAAATCCTGA
- a CDS encoding sugar ABC transporter permease, giving the protein MANALTADQQRRRHALDHPSKPISSRTLSLMSAHAAQLKRDAAGWLWISPWVIGFLAFLFGPMLVSLYYSFTDYPLLEPPIWIGLENYRRMLTDETFRSVLWRTTQFAIIFIPLATIFALAIAGLLNGKVKAGGFFQAAVFIPTLVPMAGSAMIWLWMLNGEYGLINMSINRLLGWAGISGPNWLSDSKWAMPSIVMISLWSIGQMVIVYLAALKEVPDEMLEAAALDGMGPIRRFLSVVLPLISPVILFNVVTLMIGALQIFAIPYILSAATPGGDPRAMYFYTMYMYDNGFRYGQMGYASAQAWVQLLITLGLTAILFIASKRLVHYRA; this is encoded by the coding sequence GTGGCGAATGCTCTGACCGCCGATCAGCAGCGACGCCGCCATGCCCTCGATCATCCGTCCAAACCAATATCAAGCAGGACCCTCTCGCTCATGAGCGCCCATGCCGCCCAGCTGAAGCGCGATGCCGCGGGTTGGCTCTGGATCAGCCCGTGGGTCATCGGCTTCTTGGCGTTTCTTTTCGGCCCGATGCTCGTGAGCCTCTACTACTCGTTCACCGACTATCCGCTGCTCGAACCACCGATCTGGATCGGCCTCGAGAATTACCGCCGGATGTTGACCGACGAAACTTTTCGATCGGTCCTTTGGCGGACCACGCAATTCGCGATCATTTTCATCCCGCTGGCGACGATTTTCGCGCTCGCGATTGCCGGTCTACTCAACGGAAAAGTGAAAGCCGGCGGCTTCTTTCAGGCAGCGGTCTTCATCCCCACGCTCGTCCCGATGGCGGGCAGCGCCATGATCTGGCTCTGGATGCTCAACGGCGAGTACGGGCTGATCAACATGTCGATCAATCGACTGCTCGGCTGGGCCGGCATTTCCGGGCCCAACTGGCTTTCCGACAGCAAGTGGGCGATGCCCTCGATCGTCATGATCAGCCTGTGGAGCATCGGGCAGATGGTGATCGTCTACCTCGCAGCGCTCAAGGAAGTCCCGGACGAGATGCTCGAGGCCGCGGCACTCGACGGCATGGGGCCGATCCGGCGCTTTCTGAGCGTCGTGCTCCCGTTGATCTCGCCGGTCATTCTCTTCAACGTCGTCACGCTGATGATCGGCGCGCTGCAGATCTTCGCCATTCCCTACATCCTGTCCGCCGCCACGCCCGGAGGCGACCCGCGCGCGATGTACTTCTACACGATGTACATGTACGACAACGGTTTCCGATACGGGCAAATGGGTTATGCCAGCGCTCAGGCGTGGGTGCAATTGCTTATTACTCTCGGATTGACGGCGATCTTGTTCATCGCCAGCAAGCGGCTCGTGCACTATCGCGCCTGA
- a CDS encoding carbohydrate ABC transporter permease — protein sequence MVVYATLIVITIAFLMPLVWMIATSFKSQTEASRATFSLLPDDPTMIVQNAKDNYSAVWNDPVVRFPLYLRNTLIIAGLSVIGMTLSSAIVAYGFARLDWRGKKAMFALVLATMMIPFPVVMGPMFLLFSWLGWIGSLKPLWVPAFFANGFNVFMLRQFFMGIPKDLDEAARIDGCGNWGIFWRIIVPLSKPALAVVALFHFVFVWNDFLAPLIFLRNQDQFTLALGLQLYQSKAGQTPWNHLMAASTLVIAPVLVLFILTQGALVKSVATTGIKG from the coding sequence ATGGTCGTTTACGCGACGCTGATCGTGATCACCATCGCTTTTCTCATGCCGCTGGTCTGGATGATCGCCACCAGTTTCAAGTCGCAGACCGAAGCCTCTCGGGCCACGTTTTCTCTTTTGCCCGATGATCCGACCATGATCGTTCAGAACGCGAAGGACAATTACTCCGCCGTTTGGAACGACCCGGTCGTTCGGTTCCCGCTTTACCTTCGCAACACTCTGATAATCGCCGGACTCAGCGTCATCGGGATGACGCTCTCGAGCGCGATCGTCGCGTATGGATTCGCGCGTCTCGATTGGCGCGGCAAGAAGGCGATGTTCGCGCTTGTGCTCGCCACGATGATGATCCCCTTCCCGGTCGTCATGGGACCGATGTTTCTGCTCTTTTCTTGGCTTGGTTGGATCGGCAGTCTCAAGCCGCTCTGGGTTCCGGCCTTCTTCGCCAACGGCTTCAACGTCTTCATGCTCCGCCAGTTCTTCATGGGGATCCCGAAGGACTTGGATGAAGCGGCCAGAATTGACGGCTGCGGCAATTGGGGGATCTTCTGGCGAATCATCGTGCCGCTCAGCAAGCCCGCGCTCGCGGTCGTCGCGCTCTTTCACTTTGTATTCGTCTGGAACGACTTTCTCGCCCCGCTCATTTTTCTGCGAAACCAGGATCAGTTCACACTCGCGCTCGGCCTGCAGCTCTATCAGAGCAAGGCGGGACAAACTCCGTGGAATCACCTCATGGCGGCGAGCACACTCGTTATCGCGCCCGTGCTTGTGCTCTTCATCCTCACGCAGGGTGCTCTCGTGAAGAGTGTGGCCACCACGGGTATCAAGGGCTGA
- a CDS encoding type III polyketide synthase, giving the protein MKSDDPAILGLGVAAPDRPFSQEEALTLALELSPPETEDQRRQIELIYRRSGVDFRGTEAAHSVSASGTQSDAPSFAPASLRCPSGPGTAARMAIYAKRATSLAIRSTRAALADSRVHPGEITHLVSASCTGFASPGWDIDLVEALGLPRTVQRTNVGFMGCHAAINALRLAEAFSRADKAARVLVCCTEVCSVHFRYDARPDQVVANALFADGSSAAVVGAWGGAWGGVGAGEAEFACVSSTSSRLIEDSRDQMGWAVGDHGFEMNLGIELTGTIRRRAGEWVREWLDSEELTIEEVGSWAVHPGGPKILSAIGEALCLPGCALDASRQVLGLHGNMSSATVLFVLEAMRSRRELRLPCVLMSFGPGITAEGLLLR; this is encoded by the coding sequence ATGAAATCGGATGACCCGGCCATACTCGGACTCGGAGTCGCAGCCCCCGACCGACCCTTCTCACAGGAAGAAGCGCTGACGCTGGCGCTGGAGCTCTCGCCTCCAGAAACCGAAGACCAGCGCCGCCAGATCGAGCTTATCTACCGGCGGAGCGGAGTCGATTTCCGAGGAACGGAAGCGGCACACTCGGTTTCGGCTTCAGGTACTCAATCCGATGCGCCAAGCTTTGCACCCGCATCACTGCGTTGCCCGAGCGGACCGGGCACGGCGGCCCGAATGGCGATCTATGCAAAGCGTGCCACTTCCCTTGCGATACGATCGACGCGCGCAGCGCTCGCGGACTCGCGAGTCCATCCGGGAGAAATCACACACCTCGTGAGCGCTTCCTGCACAGGATTCGCTTCGCCGGGCTGGGACATCGACCTCGTGGAAGCGCTGGGACTTCCGCGAACGGTGCAGCGTACGAATGTTGGGTTCATGGGGTGCCACGCGGCGATCAACGCGCTGCGCCTGGCAGAGGCGTTCTCGCGCGCAGACAAAGCAGCCCGGGTGCTTGTTTGCTGCACCGAGGTTTGTTCCGTTCACTTTCGCTACGACGCGCGCCCCGATCAGGTTGTCGCGAATGCGCTGTTTGCCGATGGCTCGAGTGCCGCGGTTGTCGGGGCGTGGGGTGGGGCGTGGGGTGGGGTGGGGGCAGGTGAAGCTGAGTTCGCGTGTGTATCTTCAACTTCATCACGACTGATCGAAGACTCTCGAGATCAGATGGGCTGGGCGGTGGGTGACCACGGATTTGAGATGAATCTCGGGATTGAATTGACGGGCACGATCCGGAGGCGGGCCGGGGAATGGGTGCGGGAATGGCTTGATTCGGAGGAGTTAACGATCGAGGAGGTTGGATCGTGGGCGGTTCATCCGGGAGGGCCGAAGATTCTGTCCGCGATCGGCGAAGCTCTCTGCTTGCCGGGTTGCGCGCTCGATGCATCGCGGCAGGTGCTGGGTTTGCACGGCAACATGTCGAGCGCCACGGTTCTATTTGTCCTCGAAGCCATGCGCTCACGCCGAGAACTTCGGCTCCCGTGCGTGCTCATGAGTTTCGGACCGGGAATCACGGCCGAGGGGCTGTTGCTGAGATAA